From Deltaproteobacteria bacterium, a single genomic window includes:
- a CDS encoding zinc dependent phospholipase C family protein, which translates to MKFLLILLASLVLVALGSKNCYAWGPAMHLSLASSVLNNLAILPLFKQTILASYPYDFVYGCISADIIHGKKFIEYAKHCHNWHVGMNVLDSAKSDSQRAFAYGYLSHLAADVIAHNYYVPNQIIASFNRRMLNHAYWEVRFDSYMDKSVWELADKVAKEVHRDNDPLLRATLDNTLFSFGTNKRIFNSLLMLARLKRWHKTMDLISVRSNWKLDAADVENYKKLALDSTFAFLIDGKNALCCKADPAGRKSLEVAAKIRKELKELKNRGSMTNSDCKQIFERLKPKFKEATFRDFGHLDLKELLR; encoded by the coding sequence GTGAAGTTTCTACTGATATTACTTGCTTCTCTTGTCCTGGTAGCGCTGGGCAGTAAGAATTGTTATGCCTGGGGTCCTGCCATGCACCTTAGCCTTGCCTCCTCTGTGCTTAATAACCTGGCAATACTTCCCCTATTTAAACAGACCATCCTGGCCAGCTATCCTTATGATTTTGTTTACGGTTGTATCAGTGCAGATATAATTCATGGTAAGAAATTTATCGAATATGCAAAGCACTGTCATAACTGGCATGTTGGAATGAATGTGCTTGACAGCGCAAAGAGTGACTCCCAACGGGCCTTTGCCTACGGTTACCTCAGTCACCTTGCTGCCGACGTCATTGCTCATAATTACTACGTTCCTAACCAGATCATTGCCAGCTTTAATAGGAGGATGCTTAATCATGCTTACTGGGAGGTGAGGTTCGATTCCTACATGGATAAATCGGTATGGGAGTTGGCCGACAAAGTTGCCAAAGAGGTCCACCGTGATAATGATCCCCTTTTAAGAGCGACCCTCGATAATACACTTTTTTCATTCGGTACCAACAAGAGGATATTTAACAGCCTGCTTATGCTTGCACGGCTCAAAAGGTGGCATAAAACGATGGATCTTATATCGGTCAGATCCAACTGGAAGCTTGATGCGGCAGATGTTGAAAATTATAAAAAGCTGGCCCTTGATTCGACCTTTGCCTTTCTTATTGATGGAAAAAATGCCCTTTGCTGTAAGGCCGACCCGGCGGGAAGGAAAAGCCTCGAAGTGGCGGCGAAAATTAGAAAAGAGCTCAAGGAACTCAAAAACAGGGGCAGTATGACAAATAGTGACTGCAAGCAGATATTTGAAAGGTTGAAACCGAAGTTTAAGGAGGCTACCTTCAGAGATTTCGGCCATCTTGATCTTAAAGAACTGCTTCGCTGA
- a CDS encoding citrate synthase, with protein sequence MGSDTVTIINNKTGEKEDFPLLTGTHGPSLVDMRRLYGKMGLFTYDPGFKSTASCESSITYIDGEEGVLLYRGYPIEQLAEKSNFLEVCYLVLYGELPTIEQHDHFVRMITLHTMVHEGLRDFIKGFRPDAHPMAVLVGMVGALSAFYHDSTDVNNPRHQEISAHRLIAKLPTMAAMAYKYTMGQPFVYPKNDLGYAENFLHMMYSVPAETYEVDPLHAKALDLILILHADHEQNASTSTVRLAGSSGANPFAAASAGIGCLWGPAHGGANEAVLLMLNEIGRVERIPEFIGKAKDKDDSFRLMGFGHRVYKHYDPRAKIIRKMALDVVNKTSGGDPLLDIAMKLEEIALTDDYFIEKKLYPNVDFYSGIIYKALGIPTEMFTVMFAVGRMAGWMAQWEEMIRDPARVIGRPRQNYIGASARDYLSMEER encoded by the coding sequence ATGGGCAGCGATACGGTAACGATAATTAATAATAAAACAGGCGAAAAGGAGGACTTTCCACTCCTCACAGGAACCCATGGCCCTTCCCTTGTTGATATGAGGAGACTGTACGGTAAGATGGGTCTTTTTACCTATGATCCCGGTTTTAAATCAACAGCAAGCTGTGAAAGCAGTATTACCTACATTGACGGGGAGGAGGGTGTTCTTCTTTACCGGGGCTACCCCATTGAGCAGTTGGCAGAAAAGAGTAATTTCCTCGAAGTTTGTTATCTTGTTCTTTATGGAGAACTACCGACAATAGAGCAGCACGATCATTTTGTCAGAATGATAACGCTTCATACTATGGTTCATGAGGGCCTGAGGGATTTCATCAAAGGGTTCAGGCCTGACGCGCACCCCATGGCTGTACTTGTTGGCATGGTAGGCGCATTATCCGCCTTTTATCACGATTCTACCGATGTGAATAATCCCAGACACCAGGAGATATCAGCGCACAGACTCATTGCAAAGCTGCCCACTATGGCTGCCATGGCTTACAAGTACACTATGGGTCAGCCCTTTGTTTACCCGAAAAATGATCTTGGCTATGCCGAAAACTTTCTCCACATGATGTATTCCGTACCGGCGGAAACCTATGAAGTTGATCCTCTTCATGCCAAAGCGCTCGATCTTATTTTGATTCTCCATGCTGACCATGAGCAGAATGCCTCAACCTCGACGGTCAGGCTTGCAGGTTCTTCGGGGGCAAACCCATTTGCCGCCGCTTCGGCAGGGATCGGCTGTCTGTGGGGTCCGGCCCACGGAGGCGCTAATGAGGCTGTTCTTCTTATGCTCAATGAAATTGGGCGAGTTGAGCGAATTCCTGAATTTATTGGGAAGGCCAAGGATAAGGATGACTCCTTCCGTCTTATGGGATTTGGGCACAGGGTCTATAAGCATTACGACCCTCGTGCTAAAATCATCAGGAAAATGGCCCTTGATGTTGTGAACAAAACCAGTGGTGGTGATCCTCTCCTTGATATTGCCATGAAACTGGAGGAAATAGCTCTCACTGACGACTACTTTATCGAGAAAAAACTCTATCCCAATGTTGATTTTTATTCGGGGATCATCTACAAGGCATTAGGCATTCCCACAGAAATGTTTACCGTTATGTTTGCTGTGGGACGAATGGCCGGCTGGATGGCCCAGTGGGAGGAGATGATCCGTGACCCTGCAAGAGTCATAGGCAGACCGAGACAGAATTATATTGGCGCTTCTGCAAGAGATTATCTGTCCATGGAAGAGCGGTAG